A genome region from Methanococcoides burtonii DSM 6242 includes the following:
- a CDS encoding cation-translocating P-type ATPase produces MGSENTDIESVFAEVGSSRSGLSETDVKKRLQLSGFNELQEKARITPAKVLLRQFTNFIVWVLLAAAAISLMIDEVVNFGVIIFLVAFVIVLGFVQEYKAEKAMEALKRMVQSTTHVVRDGTVAEVPSRDIVVGDVLVMETGDKVAADAFVFEIMGLKVDESAITGESFSIEKGIGGLIFSGTQIVHGKCKAVVTATGMQTQLGGIASMIQEDEVMTPLQQKINELSKHLAIIALVASGLTFVLGYATGAPLEEMLIIALALAVAAVPEGLPLTMTITLAYGMHHMAKHNAIVRRMLGVETLGSTTVICTDKTGTLTKNEMTVEKLFVNGQFFDVTGIGYEPEGVLLKDDVEADVSENKALGTLLKGISLCNNASLVQRHGVWEVSGDPTEVSLIVAAAKAGLWKDDLEVEYEKVHEIMFTSERKLMTTVHETPGGRLAFCKGAPEFVLDRCVSIERDDGVHDLSAADIKGILDENNGLAGSAYRVLGVSYRKLSDGMAVEDSEKDLIFLGLVAMIDPVRKEAKDSIDLCKRAGIRVVMITGDNEETAKAIGKKIGLVADYHGSLDGMDEKLRGIIKDGSITGSELLSLDDGEFDRLVEGISVYARVMPEQKLRIVKALQNRGHVVAMTGDGVNDAPALKRADIGISMGIKGTDVAKESSLMILQDDNFGTIVEAVKRGRTIYENIEKFTTYLVSRNFTEIILIMLGITLLGFDLVPLLALQILFINMFDEVMPAIALGLDPVRNEVMYEAPRKPGENILNRRNLTLVVSIAALMGVVCFLVFLLSDPVNDLEKARTLTFATIVSMILFIPFVFRSLTSSFLSVGVFTNKLMLLGVASTFLLTMVVMYVRPLGQLFDLVPLSLMDWFIPISAAFLTMVLAELVKKILPVDRQFQ; encoded by the coding sequence TTGGGATCTGAAAATACTGATATAGAGTCTGTTTTTGCTGAAGTGGGTAGTTCCAGATCAGGTCTTTCTGAGACCGATGTGAAAAAAAGACTACAGTTATCAGGTTTTAATGAGCTTCAGGAAAAAGCGAGGATCACACCAGCAAAAGTACTGTTAAGGCAGTTCACTAATTTTATCGTCTGGGTACTTTTGGCAGCGGCTGCGATCTCTCTTATGATAGATGAGGTTGTGAACTTTGGTGTGATCATCTTTTTAGTTGCTTTTGTTATTGTTCTTGGTTTCGTTCAGGAATATAAGGCTGAAAAGGCCATGGAAGCGCTTAAGAGGATGGTGCAATCCACAACGCATGTTGTCAGGGATGGTACTGTGGCAGAGGTTCCTTCCCGTGATATCGTTGTGGGGGATGTTCTTGTTATGGAGACCGGCGATAAGGTCGCAGCGGATGCTTTTGTTTTTGAGATAATGGGGTTAAAAGTTGATGAATCCGCAATAACCGGTGAGAGTTTTTCGATTGAAAAAGGTATCGGGGGTCTTATTTTTTCGGGTACTCAGATAGTACACGGCAAGTGCAAAGCAGTTGTAACAGCCACTGGTATGCAGACCCAGCTGGGTGGCATTGCTTCCATGATACAGGAAGATGAGGTTATGACCCCTCTCCAGCAAAAGATCAACGAGCTTTCAAAGCATTTAGCCATCATTGCCCTTGTTGCTTCTGGTCTCACTTTTGTTCTGGGTTATGCTACAGGTGCACCGCTTGAGGAGATGCTTATCATTGCTCTTGCACTGGCAGTGGCTGCTGTTCCTGAAGGGCTGCCTCTTACTATGACCATAACGCTTGCCTATGGCATGCATCATATGGCAAAACATAATGCCATTGTCAGGAGGATGCTGGGGGTTGAGACTCTGGGTTCAACTACTGTTATATGTACTGACAAGACCGGAACACTGACGAAGAACGAGATGACGGTGGAAAAATTATTTGTCAACGGGCAGTTCTTTGATGTGACTGGTATCGGGTACGAGCCCGAAGGGGTTCTTTTAAAAGATGATGTGGAAGCAGATGTTAGTGAGAACAAGGCGCTTGGGACTTTGCTCAAAGGTATATCCTTATGTAACAATGCTTCATTGGTCCAAAGGCATGGGGTATGGGAAGTTTCAGGCGATCCTACCGAAGTATCACTTATTGTCGCTGCAGCGAAAGCAGGATTGTGGAAAGATGATCTTGAGGTGGAATATGAGAAGGTACATGAGATCATGTTCACTTCTGAAAGAAAGCTCATGACAACGGTCCATGAAACCCCCGGGGGCAGGTTGGCATTTTGCAAAGGGGCTCCTGAATTTGTTCTTGACAGATGTGTTTCGATAGAGAGGGATGATGGTGTTCACGATCTGAGTGCCGCGGATATCAAAGGGATACTTGATGAGAATAATGGGCTTGCCGGGTCTGCTTATCGTGTGCTTGGTGTTTCTTATCGCAAATTATCGGATGGTATGGCAGTTGAGGATTCTGAGAAGGACCTTATTTTCCTGGGTCTTGTGGCAATGATCGATCCTGTGAGGAAAGAGGCTAAGGACTCGATAGATCTGTGTAAGCGGGCAGGTATCAGGGTCGTGATGATCACAGGCGATAATGAGGAGACGGCTAAAGCCATAGGGAAAAAGATCGGGCTGGTGGCTGATTATCATGGTTCTCTGGATGGGATGGATGAAAAGCTTCGTGGTATTATCAAAGATGGTTCAATTACCGGAAGTGAACTTCTGTCCCTTGATGATGGAGAGTTTGACCGACTTGTCGAGGGCATCAGCGTTTATGCAAGGGTCATGCCTGAACAGAAGTTGAGGATAGTGAAGGCATTGCAGAATAGGGGGCATGTTGTTGCTATGACGGGAGATGGCGTTAATGATGCTCCTGCGCTTAAGAGGGCAGATATCGGTATTTCCATGGGTATAAAAGGTACGGATGTTGCTAAAGAGTCCAGTCTTATGATTTTGCAGGATGATAATTTTGGGACCATTGTGGAGGCTGTGAAACGCGGTCGTACTATCTATGAGAATATTGAAAAATTTACGACATATCTTGTTTCGAGAAATTTTACTGAGATAATTCTCATTATGCTGGGGATTACACTGCTGGGATTCGACCTTGTTCCACTTCTCGCATTGCAGATCCTGTTCATTAATATGTTTGATGAGGTTATGCCGGCAATAGCACTTGGCCTCGATCCGGTTCGAAATGAGGTGATGTATGAGGCTCCTAGAAAGCCCGGGGAGAATATTCTCAATAGGAGGAACCTGACGCTAGTGGTCAGTATAGCTGCTCTTATGGGGGTTGTTTGTTTCCTTGTGTTCTTACTTTCTGATCCGGTCAATGATCTTGAAAAAGCTCGTACGCTGACGTTTGCAACGATAGTCAGTATGATCCTTTTTATCCCGTTCGTTTTCAGGTCACTGACATCTTCTTTTTTGAGTGTGGGTGTCTTTACTAACAAACTCATGCTTCTGGGAGTGGCAAGTACGTTTTTGTTGACCATGGTTGTAATGTATGTAAGACCCCTTGGGCAGTTGTTCGACCTTGTGCCTTTGAGCTTGATGGATTGGTTCATTCCAATATCTGCTGCTTTTTTGACCATGGTTTTAGCAGAATTGGTCAAGAAGATTTTACCAGTTGATCGGCAATTCCAATGA
- a CDS encoding pyridoxamine 5'-phosphate oxidase family protein, which produces MACDPEIKERISEYLKKHPFLNLATISPEGNPMVHSMGFASSGPIVYFGTGNTTRKFRNIEQNPNVAFTVDEDGPDVMNITGIQMEGKASFVTDEAELGQIFQLMVEKFPFMAELPNNPDNVMIKVEPTKAFFLDYAVEFGFRYEVDY; this is translated from the coding sequence ATGGCATGTGACCCAGAGATAAAAGAAAGAATCAGCGAATACCTAAAAAAACACCCATTCCTGAACCTTGCAACCATCAGCCCGGAAGGAAATCCAATGGTCCACAGCATGGGTTTTGCATCATCCGGCCCAATCGTTTATTTCGGAACAGGAAATACCACAAGGAAATTCCGTAATATCGAACAGAACCCAAACGTCGCATTCACAGTCGATGAAGACGGACCTGATGTAATGAACATCACAGGTATTCAAATGGAAGGCAAAGCATCATTTGTAACAGATGAAGCAGAATTAGGTCAGATATTCCAGTTAATGGTAGAAAAATTCCCATTTATGGCCGAACTTCCCAATAATCCAGATAATGTCATGATCAAAGTAGAGCCAACAAAAGCTTTCTTCCTTGACTATGCCGTTGAGTTTGGATTCAGGTACGAAGTCGATTACTGA
- a CDS encoding PAS domain-containing protein, with protein MGSNISKETGNRSEKSPLEKVLDRKEILERIIDHSPVIAFLWTADNTPEEKWPVEYVSANVTQLGYTVEDFISGRLLYADIVYGEDLEQVERSLEKSRVEGKSFFDQEYRIVLESGDIRWVDERTYLQRDENGIVTHYQGTIFDITDQKNNEMLCEKALKKQKDLEDIINNSSTMVFLWRADEFWPADYASPNVSRLGYSAEDFVLGRIIYGDLIHQDDYNTVKDELDQRSEEGYDDYTQEYRLLTKAGELLWVNEKTFIKRDVNGNVTHFQGIVQDITKQKVSEIALDEALVKQNDLLSRKQALETIVNHSPVVAFLWKAGEDDEKELWPVEFVSDNITHFGYDVDDFLSGDILYGNIIHADDLPEVQLELSDICNEGGKMFVKEYRILTRSGDIRWVEEQTFIQRNDEGKVTDYQGVIQDITERKGSGC; from the coding sequence ATGGGATCAAACATATCAAAAGAAACTGGCAACAGATCGGAAAAAAGTCCGTTGGAAAAAGTTCTTGACAGGAAAGAAATACTTGAAAGAATAATCGATCATAGTCCTGTTATTGCTTTTTTATGGACTGCAGATAACACTCCTGAGGAGAAATGGCCAGTAGAATATGTTTCTGCAAACGTGACACAGTTAGGTTACACTGTGGAGGATTTCATTTCAGGAAGGCTTCTTTATGCTGATATTGTCTATGGGGAAGATCTGGAACAGGTTGAAAGGTCTCTCGAAAAAAGTCGTGTGGAAGGTAAGAGCTTCTTTGATCAGGAATATCGTATCGTTCTGGAATCAGGTGATATCCGCTGGGTCGATGAAAGGACATATCTTCAGCGGGATGAGAATGGTATTGTGACCCATTATCAGGGTACTATTTTTGATATCACTGACCAGAAGAACAATGAAATGCTGTGTGAGAAAGCATTGAAGAAACAGAAGGACCTTGAGGATATCATCAACAATAGTTCTACGATGGTCTTCCTTTGGAGGGCGGACGAGTTCTGGCCTGCTGATTATGCTTCTCCCAATGTTTCAAGACTTGGTTATAGCGCAGAGGATTTTGTGCTTGGAAGAATTATCTATGGTGATCTGATCCACCAGGATGATTATAATACTGTTAAAGACGAGCTTGATCAGAGGTCCGAGGAGGGTTATGATGATTACACCCAGGAGTATCGTTTATTGACAAAGGCAGGAGAGCTGCTGTGGGTCAATGAGAAGACCTTTATCAAAAGAGATGTGAACGGCAATGTAACACATTTCCAGGGAATTGTGCAGGATATCACAAAACAAAAGGTGAGTGAGATCGCATTGGATGAGGCTTTGGTAAAGCAAAATGATCTCCTTTCAAGGAAACAGGCACTTGAGACTATCGTGAATCATAGTCCTGTGGTTGCTTTTCTTTGGAAGGCAGGTGAGGATGATGAAAAGGAGCTATGGCCGGTGGAGTTCGTGTCGGATAATATCACCCATTTTGGATATGATGTGGATGATTTCCTTTCGGGCGATATTCTTTATGGGAACATTATCCATGCTGATGACCTGCCGGAGGTTCAGCTTGAACTTTCGGATATATGTAATGAAGGTGGGAAGATGTTCGTAAAGGAATATCGTATATTGACCCGTTCAGGAGACATAAGGTGGGTGGAAGAGCAAACTTTCATACAGCGGAATGATGAGGGGAAAGTGACCGATTATCAGGGAGTTATCCAGGATATAACAGAACGCAAGGGAAGTGGTTGCTGA
- a CDS encoding cation:proton antiporter yields MEILLHILLILLLAKLFGEIFERAGFPSILGELLSGMVLGILLIHQESEILKFLAEMGAIFLLFTAGYKEVHIRDLKESSAKASVVTLVQILVAFSFGVAIGVYFHLSVLESIFIGVAFSPTSIGVVVRILIDMDYLSSKPGSMMLTSAIFDDIIGIFLLSIVVTMATYEQFPSGVQVLIILLKMVAFVAIMFFLRKWVFSRLFDQIHKMHVKESIFAFVIVIALFSAYLAEVFGLHAVIGAFIGGVMLSDVSHAKIEHVQSKVTGLAYGFFVPIFFAFIGISLNIGTLQTIGLFSVLVVVLALLGKLLGGFLGCRLIGFDNYDSLIFGVGVMPRAGVELVLISIGKEMGIIGDEVFSAIVLMVAVSIFVSPLLLKKAIQFKNRANSNNT; encoded by the coding sequence ATGGAGATCCTTCTTCATATTTTGCTCATACTTCTACTGGCTAAGCTTTTCGGCGAAATCTTTGAAAGGGCAGGTTTTCCTTCAATTCTTGGGGAACTGCTTTCCGGTATGGTTCTCGGGATACTTTTGATACATCAGGAATCAGAAATACTGAAGTTCCTGGCTGAAATGGGTGCTATCTTCCTTTTGTTCACAGCAGGTTACAAGGAAGTCCATATTCGTGATCTGAAAGAGTCCTCTGCGAAAGCTTCTGTTGTTACATTAGTTCAGATTCTTGTCGCTTTCTCTTTTGGAGTGGCAATTGGTGTGTATTTTCATTTAAGTGTCCTTGAAAGCATCTTTATAGGAGTTGCTTTTAGTCCGACAAGTATTGGTGTTGTCGTCAGGATTCTCATTGATATGGATTACCTTTCGAGCAAACCAGGTTCCATGATGCTGACATCAGCTATATTTGATGATATCATAGGGATCTTTCTTCTTTCCATTGTAGTGACCATGGCAACCTATGAACAATTCCCTTCCGGGGTTCAGGTTCTAATAATATTGTTGAAGATGGTTGCCTTTGTGGCGATCATGTTCTTCTTAAGAAAATGGGTCTTTTCCAGGCTCTTCGATCAGATCCATAAGATGCATGTCAAAGAATCGATTTTTGCTTTTGTGATAGTGATCGCACTTTTCTCTGCGTATCTTGCAGAAGTTTTCGGTCTTCATGCTGTGATAGGTGCATTCATTGGAGGTGTAATGCTCTCAGATGTTTCCCATGCGAAGATCGAGCACGTGCAAAGTAAGGTTACAGGGCTTGCTTATGGTTTTTTTGTTCCCATTTTCTTTGCATTTATTGGAATATCCCTTAATATTGGTACCTTACAAACAATAGGTCTCTTCTCAGTACTTGTTGTTGTACTTGCTCTTTTAGGAAAACTGCTAGGTGGCTTCCTGGGATGTCGCTTGATAGGTTTTGATAATTATGACAGTCTTATATTCGGGGTTGGGGTTATGCCGAGGGCAGGGGTGGAACTTGTATTGATCTCTATTGGAAAAGAGATGGGGATAATAGGGGATGAAGTGTTCTCAGCAATTGTCTTGATGGTGGCAGTCTCAATTTTCGTTTCGCCGTTACTCCTTAAGAAGGCTATACAGTTCAAAAACAGGGCAAATTCGAACAATACTTAA
- a CDS encoding CBS domain-containing protein — protein sequence MVDHDGDEDHIRSERSFAEMCSEMLIKDFMTKDLVTISENDSIDQVLDTFDKYHFHTYPVVNEDNVLVGTIDQNIILKILLVHRAPQIEHTHLNAVVFQGDTAKTIMIPHPVSISPNETLCDTADMILKHKIDRFCIVEDGILVGMICKPDIIKEVYKLRGSY from the coding sequence GTGGTTGACCATGATGGGGATGAAGATCATATTCGGAGTGAGCGGTCATTTGCAGAAATGTGTAGTGAGATGTTAATAAAAGATTTTATGACAAAGGACCTTGTAACAATTTCAGAAAATGATAGCATTGACCAGGTCCTTGATACTTTTGACAAATATCATTTTCACACATATCCGGTCGTAAATGAAGATAATGTTCTTGTGGGAACAATTGATCAGAATATTATATTGAAGATCCTTCTTGTACACAGGGCTCCCCAAATAGAGCACACTCATTTGAATGCAGTTGTTTTTCAGGGTGATACTGCAAAAACCATTATGATCCCCCACCCGGTCTCAATATCTCCGAATGAAACTCTTTGTGATACAGCGGATATGATACTCAAGCATAAGATCGATCGTTTTTGTATCGTTGAAGATGGAATACTTGTTGGGATGATCTGTAAACCCGATATTATAAAGGAAGTGTATAAATTAAGGGGCTCATATTGA
- a CDS encoding energy-coupling factor ABC transporter ATP-binding protein, whose protein sequence is MILETKGLKYSYHDGTQALKGIDVKIKKGKKIAFVGKNGSGKSTLFMLLNGTLKPKEGTVHFHGKPMEYDSKSLREIRKSVGIVFQNSDDQIFAPTVYQDVGFGPTNLGHSKEEVDELVEKTLEYIGITEFRNKPPHHLSGGQKKRVAIAGVCSMEPEVMILDEPLANLDPVGADEILDLLNELNQNNTTMIISTHDVELAYSWADYVYFMNEGNIIGEGAPEDVFKDMELLKKSNLRQPRTLEIYNELERRNLATRNKFPKSVPELVHSLKPPELMWIEVSPDVKEGDVVNLGILHGEYAINSPYEAVNAKVLHIHPEGHAIAEMTRHGIKSGGIFIYDMDKYDAGPFKRILAEEDIDTIGAMGKKSKSLADKQLIDLQITSGVIDKSILMALCGKRSMILTSGGMIDHAVKRIDEYAENSGIAIQLSLVNFEREELGV, encoded by the coding sequence ATGATATTGGAAACTAAAGGCTTGAAGTATTCCTACCACGATGGAACACAGGCTTTAAAAGGTATTGATGTAAAGATCAAAAAAGGTAAGAAAATAGCCTTTGTCGGGAAGAACGGTTCTGGCAAATCAACCCTTTTCATGCTGCTCAATGGAACCCTTAAGCCAAAAGAGGGAACTGTTCACTTTCATGGGAAACCCATGGAATATGATTCCAAATCCCTGCGTGAGATACGCAAAAGTGTTGGCATCGTTTTCCAGAACTCAGATGACCAGATATTTGCTCCCACAGTCTACCAGGATGTAGGTTTTGGACCTACCAATCTGGGTCATTCAAAAGAAGAAGTTGATGAACTTGTGGAAAAAACCCTTGAATACATAGGAATAACCGAATTCAGGAACAAGCCTCCTCATCATTTAAGTGGTGGACAGAAAAAGAGAGTGGCAATTGCAGGTGTTTGTTCAATGGAACCTGAGGTAATGATCCTTGATGAACCTCTTGCAAACCTCGATCCTGTGGGTGCGGATGAGATCCTTGATCTGTTGAATGAGTTGAATCAAAACAACACCACTATGATAATTTCCACTCATGATGTGGAACTTGCATACAGTTGGGCAGATTATGTTTATTTCATGAACGAGGGTAATATTATCGGTGAAGGTGCTCCTGAAGATGTTTTCAAAGACATGGAGCTTTTAAAGAAATCTAATTTAAGACAACCTCGTACGCTTGAAATATACAATGAACTTGAGAGACGGAACCTTGCAACGCGTAACAAGTTTCCTAAGAGTGTTCCTGAACTTGTCCATTCCCTTAAACCACCTGAACTTATGTGGATAGAAGTCTCTCCTGATGTCAAGGAAGGCGATGTTGTGAACCTTGGCATATTACATGGTGAATATGCTATCAACAGCCCCTATGAAGCAGTCAATGCAAAGGTGCTTCACATCCATCCGGAAGGGCATGCAATTGCGGAAATGACACGGCATGGTATCAAGTCCGGTGGAATATTCATCTATGATATGGACAAATATGATGCGGGTCCTTTCAAGAGGATACTGGCGGAAGAGGATATCGATACTATTGGAGCCATGGGCAAGAAGAGCAAGAGCCTTGCGGATAAACAGCTTATCGATCTTCAAATAACATCAGGTGTTATCGATAAGTCCATCCTTATGGCACTTTGTGGTAAGAGATCTATGATATTGACCTCGGGCGGGATGATCGATCATGCTGTCAAACGTATCGACGAATATGCAGAAAACAGTGGGATAGCTATACAGTTATCTCTTGTAAATTTTGAAAGGGAAGAGCTGGGGGTCTAA
- the cbiQ gene encoding cobalt ECF transporter T component CbiQ: MTNILDDYALVSPLRYRNNWLKIAIVGFGVLVGVSSQSFIPPFAIALCMSFTTVYFGKTSLKFYLTILSAPAVFVLLSVIIIAFFFGSGTEIFGFNIFNYHLGVNTGGLDMALLVFSRTLSGMSCLFFLALTTPMVELFSVLKATKLPDSFIEISMMMYRYIFVFLEVAWGIKYAQTVRLGYKDWRTALNSLAMLSTTLFIRSWEQGEKIFISMSARCYDGKLIFFEEKRPIRANELVLTCTYFAVVLVLWYLTRINSIF, from the coding sequence ATGACAAATATTCTTGATGATTATGCACTTGTGAGTCCTTTAAGGTATCGTAACAACTGGCTTAAGATAGCCATTGTTGGGTTTGGTGTTCTTGTAGGAGTTTCCTCACAGTCTTTCATTCCACCTTTTGCTATAGCATTGTGCATGAGCTTCACAACGGTTTATTTTGGGAAGACCTCGCTTAAATTTTATCTGACAATCTTGTCTGCACCTGCTGTTTTCGTATTATTAAGTGTTATTATCATAGCTTTCTTCTTTGGTTCAGGTACTGAGATATTTGGCTTTAATATTTTTAATTACCATCTGGGAGTGAACACAGGCGGTCTTGATATGGCATTGTTAGTGTTCTCGAGAACACTTAGCGGTATGTCCTGTCTGTTCTTCCTTGCACTGACCACACCGATGGTGGAACTATTCTCAGTTCTTAAAGCTACAAAATTGCCGGATTCTTTTATTGAAATATCCATGATGATGTACCGTTACATCTTTGTCTTCCTTGAAGTTGCATGGGGTATCAAGTATGCACAGACTGTCAGGCTGGGTTACAAGGACTGGCGAACAGCCCTTAATTCACTTGCAATGCTCTCTACAACACTTTTCATAAGGTCGTGGGAACAGGGAGAAAAGATATTTATTTCCATGAGTGCCCGATGTTATGATGGCAAACTTATTTTCTTTGAGGAAAAAAGACCGATCAGAGCTAATGAGCTCGTCTTGACCTGCACCTATTTTGCTGTGGTATTGGTATTGTGGTATTTAACAAGAATTAATTCTATATTTTAA
- a CDS encoding energy-coupling factor ABC transporter substrate-binding protein, which produces MKGEVIFGVIVVLFMASFMYGIAANPDSEFGGADGQAGDVITEIDSDYQPWTEDSWINSIKFEPPGGETESLLFGLQAAMGAVVLGYFFGYYKGKGQSN; this is translated from the coding sequence GTGAAAGGTGAAGTTATATTTGGAGTAATAGTAGTACTGTTCATGGCATCATTCATGTATGGAATAGCAGCAAACCCGGATTCCGAGTTTGGCGGTGCTGATGGTCAGGCTGGAGATGTAATTACAGAAATTGACAGCGATTACCAGCCATGGACAGAAGACTCATGGATAAACTCTATTAAATTTGAGCCACCTGGTGGAGAGACTGAAAGCCTGCTCTTTGGACTTCAGGCAGCTATGGGTGCAGTGGTTCTTGGATATTTCTTCGGTTACTATAAAGGTAAAGGACAGTCTAATTAA
- a CDS encoding energy-coupling factor ABC transporter permease → MHIFEGFLPSPWWQLWFVFSIPVIFFGMYRLNKLVSEKRELLPLLAVAGAFIFVLSSLKMPSVTGSSSHPTGTGMAAILFGPAIAAVLSLIVLLYQAIFLAHGGLTTLGANVASMGIIGPVFAYVIYKAGMKANINFYVVVFLATAFADWATYVVTATQLALAFPAEVGGVAASLKAFLLVFATTQVPLAIMEGALTALIFKYIIQVKSDSLLELKVITESVLNKIKGAGQ, encoded by the coding sequence ATGCATATATTCGAGGGATTCTTGCCATCACCATGGTGGCAACTTTGGTTTGTGTTCTCTATTCCGGTAATATTCTTCGGTATGTACAGGCTTAATAAGCTTGTATCTGAAAAGCGCGAGCTATTACCATTATTGGCAGTAGCGGGAGCATTCATATTCGTACTTTCATCTTTGAAGATGCCATCTGTTACGGGCAGTTCATCCCATCCGACAGGTACCGGCATGGCAGCTATTCTTTTTGGCCCTGCTATTGCAGCGGTCCTGAGTTTGATCGTTTTGTTATATCAGGCAATTTTCCTGGCTCACGGTGGTCTTACGACACTTGGTGCAAACGTCGCATCAATGGGTATCATTGGTCCTGTTTTTGCATATGTCATCTATAAAGCAGGCATGAAAGCTAACATCAATTTCTATGTTGTTGTTTTCCTTGCCACAGCATTTGCAGACTGGGCAACATATGTTGTGACAGCCACACAACTTGCGCTGGCATTCCCGGCAGAAGTTGGTGGAGTGGCTGCTTCACTTAAAGCATTCTTGCTTGTGTTCGCTACAACCCAGGTTCCTCTGGCTATCATGGAAGGTGCATTGACCGCTCTTATCTTCAAGTATATCATACAGGTCAAGAGCGATTCTCTTCTAGAGCTTAAAGTTATCACAGAATCAGTTCTTAATAAGATCAAGGGGGCAGGTCAGTGA
- a CDS encoding cobalt-precorrin-7 (C(5))-methyltransferase: MIIAGVGVGPNMLTLEAIEAIRNASVVYGSKRSLELAEPYIECEAHLIKDYKALHELPEDAVVLSTGDPMFSGLGKFAKEGDRIIPGISSIQVACSRLGVSLSNITAITAHGRDPAPARKAFIQEIELGKDIFMLPADAFGVAEVAEVLNEMGVDARLYVCENFGYPEERIAGGTIDEPPIAMSVLHCVVVVR; encoded by the coding sequence ATGATAATTGCGGGTGTCGGTGTCGGACCGAACATGCTGACATTGGAGGCCATCGAAGCTATACGTAATGCTTCGGTAGTCTATGGTTCAAAGCGCTCGCTAGAGCTTGCTGAGCCATATATTGAATGTGAGGCACATCTTATTAAGGACTACAAGGCTCTGCATGAGCTGCCAGAAGATGCTGTTGTTCTATCGACCGGTGACCCCATGTTTTCAGGGCTTGGTAAATTTGCAAAGGAAGGCGACAGGATAATTCCGGGCATCTCTTCTATACAGGTCGCATGTTCACGTTTAGGTGTCAGCCTTTCCAACATAACTGCAATAACTGCACATGGCAGAGATCCTGCTCCCGCAAGGAAAGCATTTATTCAGGAAATTGAACTGGGAAAGGATATCTTTATGCTTCCTGCAGATGCTTTTGGTGTTGCAGAAGTAGCCGAAGTACTTAATGAGATGGGCGTTGATGCCAGGCTCTATGTGTGTGAGAACTTTGGTTATCCCGAAGAACGCATTGCAGGAGGAACTATCGATGAGCCGCCAATAGCAATGTCAGTGCTGCATTGTGTGGTTGTTGTTAGATGA